A window of the Myxococcus virescens genome harbors these coding sequences:
- a CDS encoding type II toxin-antitoxin system HipA family toxin, protein MRTSEDQSCYVYLQLPGSMDVVICGRFLQQDGVGRFVYGRSYLANPRAVELEKFELPLRPGTFETARLGGIFGALRDSSPDAWGRRVIERQLGRVDLSEIDFLLNSPEDRAGALSFGTSPTPPAPVHQFNKVLRLDLLLEEARRVEQELPLSGHQVSDLVNPGSSLGGARPKNVVEDEEGLWVAKFPARGDRWNNAAVEGGMLKLASECGLRAAVSKRTHVAGQDVLLVRRFDRERVDGGYLRHRMVSALTVLRADENPQDRSKWSYILLADELKRWVGNPDEDLRELFSRMVFNALISNIDDHPRNHALIAPGPTWSLSPAYDLTPLPQVSLERHLAMEAGSTQHRRATRQNLMSECGRFRLSKEAAHHLIDTMKAIVSARWRGAIKECGGTDADLMAVSRAFDSEGFEYTHYGA, encoded by the coding sequence ATGCGGACTTCTGAAGACCAAAGCTGCTACGTGTACCTCCAGCTCCCGGGTTCCATGGACGTCGTCATCTGTGGACGCTTCCTGCAACAGGACGGCGTGGGGCGCTTCGTCTATGGCCGGAGCTATCTGGCCAACCCTCGCGCGGTCGAACTGGAGAAGTTCGAGCTCCCCCTCCGCCCTGGCACCTTCGAGACGGCCAGACTCGGCGGCATCTTCGGCGCCCTGCGTGACTCCTCTCCCGATGCCTGGGGTCGCCGGGTCATCGAGCGCCAGTTGGGGCGCGTGGACCTGAGTGAAATCGACTTCCTCCTCAACTCTCCCGAGGACCGTGCGGGAGCCCTGTCATTCGGCACCAGTCCCACGCCGCCCGCTCCCGTCCACCAGTTCAACAAGGTCCTCCGGCTGGACCTCCTGCTCGAGGAGGCGAGGCGCGTCGAACAAGAGCTGCCGTTGTCCGGTCACCAGGTCAGTGACCTGGTGAACCCCGGCAGTTCCCTGGGCGGAGCCCGGCCGAAGAACGTCGTCGAGGATGAAGAGGGGCTCTGGGTCGCCAAGTTCCCAGCCCGAGGTGACCGCTGGAACAACGCGGCGGTCGAAGGGGGCATGCTGAAGCTCGCCAGCGAGTGCGGCCTGAGGGCCGCCGTGAGCAAACGTACCCATGTCGCGGGACAGGACGTGTTGCTGGTCCGGCGGTTCGACCGGGAGCGCGTCGACGGCGGTTACCTCCGGCACCGGATGGTCAGCGCGCTGACCGTCCTGCGTGCCGACGAGAATCCGCAGGACCGTTCGAAGTGGTCCTACATCCTGCTGGCGGATGAACTGAAGAGGTGGGTCGGCAATCCGGACGAGGACCTCCGCGAGTTGTTCTCACGGATGGTGTTCAACGCCCTCATCTCGAACATCGACGACCATCCAAGGAACCACGCGCTCATCGCGCCGGGGCCCACGTGGAGCCTCTCTCCTGCCTATGACCTGACCCCATTGCCGCAGGTCAGCCTGGAGCGCCACCTGGCCATGGAAGCCGGCAGCACGCAGCATCGCCGGGCCACCCGGCAAAACCTCATGAGTGAGTGCGGTCGCTTCCGGCTATCGAAAGAGGCCGCCCATCATCTCATCGACACGATGAAAGCCATCGTGTCCGCCCGCTGGCGGGGCGCCATCAAGGAATGCGGGGGGACTGACGCAGACCTGATGGCTGTCTCACGGGCGTTCGACTCCGAGGGCTTCGAATACACGCACTACGGCGCATAG
- a CDS encoding helix-turn-helix domain-containing protein, with translation MPRQNLTIDTAPLAVVRAVARLGQNIARARIRRGLRQVDLAKKTGLAPGTLKRIEEGSLTTGLSAYFTVLWALGLEQEFDNLAAPERDEEGKTLELARQPQRVRLKKGLDADF, from the coding sequence ATGCCTCGACAGAATCTGACGATCGATACGGCGCCGCTCGCGGTGGTCCGTGCGGTGGCACGCCTGGGCCAGAACATCGCGCGGGCTCGGATCCGACGCGGGTTGCGACAGGTGGATCTCGCGAAGAAGACGGGGCTCGCCCCGGGCACGCTCAAGCGAATCGAGGAGGGCAGTCTCACAACGGGACTCAGTGCCTACTTCACGGTCCTCTGGGCGCTGGGGCTCGAGCAGGAGTTCGACAACCTCGCCGCTCCGGAACGCGATGAGGAGGGCAAGACGCTGGAGCTGGCACGGCAACCGCAACGGGTGCGCCTCAAGAAAGGCCTGGATGCGGACTTCTGA
- a CDS encoding tRNA1(Val) (adenine(37)-N6)-methyltransferase, which produces MPEPTLPEPGPDETLDSIGTAGVRVLQRRTGYRFTLDAVLLAHFAATERVGESGRMLELGAGSGVVSFLLVKQFGLGPVDALELQPAVHARLMRAVVLNGCEARVTPLLGDLRRIRELVSGGQYAHVVSNPPFRLADAGVRSPDDERAVSKSEVACDAPSVVAAARYALMPGGGVSLVYPAARVAEVLGLLTQAKLHPTVLRFVHARVGAPATRFLVHALRDRDRGLAVRPPLIVHGEGPGGYASEVAALMDPPLSEKP; this is translated from the coding sequence ATGCCTGAACCCACCTTGCCCGAGCCCGGCCCGGACGAAACGCTCGACTCCATTGGCACGGCGGGGGTGCGGGTGCTCCAGCGGCGGACGGGCTACCGCTTCACGCTGGACGCGGTGCTGCTGGCCCACTTCGCGGCCACCGAACGTGTCGGCGAGTCCGGGCGGATGTTGGAGCTGGGCGCGGGCAGCGGCGTGGTGTCCTTCCTGCTGGTGAAGCAGTTCGGACTGGGGCCCGTGGATGCCCTGGAGCTCCAGCCCGCCGTGCATGCCCGGCTGATGCGCGCCGTGGTGCTCAACGGGTGCGAAGCGCGGGTCACCCCGCTGCTCGGGGACCTGCGACGGATCCGCGAACTCGTCTCCGGCGGCCAGTACGCCCACGTCGTGTCCAACCCGCCCTTCCGTCTGGCCGACGCGGGGGTCCGCAGCCCGGATGACGAACGGGCCGTGTCCAAGTCAGAGGTGGCGTGTGACGCGCCATCCGTCGTCGCCGCAGCACGGTATGCGTTGATGCCCGGCGGCGGCGTGAGCCTCGTGTACCCGGCGGCGCGCGTGGCCGAGGTGTTGGGCCTGCTGACCCAGGCGAAGCTCCACCCCACCGTGCTGCGCTTCGTCCACGCGCGGGTGGGAGCCCCGGCCACGCGCTTCCTGGTGCATGCCCTGCGAGACAGGGACCGGGGCCTCGCCGTGCGCCCACCCCTCATCGTCCATGGGGAAGGGCCTGGGGGCTACGCCTCGGAGGTGGCGGCGTTGATGGATCCGCCCCTCTCCGAAAAGCCCTGA
- a CDS encoding DoxX family protein — translation MNVATLTEQPSILKAAALLPPRLSLGSTMVVHGVSKLRAEGTAQHASLFEQLGFKPGKPWVIATGVVELLSGVSSILGIATRPAALAVLVTQAIAVAKVHGSKGFDNTKGGFEFNLALGAIALGLLLRGPGPLSVHSAIERRVKRKELRRLRFLPRQRRRSVLLDVLG, via the coding sequence ATGAACGTGGCGACCCTGACCGAGCAACCGAGCATCCTGAAGGCAGCGGCCCTGCTGCCCCCGCGCCTGTCGCTCGGGTCGACGATGGTGGTGCATGGCGTGTCCAAGCTCCGCGCCGAGGGCACCGCGCAACACGCGAGCCTCTTCGAGCAGCTGGGCTTCAAGCCGGGCAAGCCCTGGGTCATCGCCACGGGGGTGGTGGAGCTGCTCTCGGGCGTGAGCTCCATCCTGGGCATCGCCACGCGCCCCGCCGCGCTGGCCGTCCTCGTCACGCAGGCCATCGCCGTGGCCAAGGTCCATGGCTCCAAGGGCTTCGACAACACGAAGGGCGGCTTCGAGTTCAACCTGGCGCTGGGAGCCATCGCGCTCGGCTTGCTGCTGCGAGGCCCGGGACCGCTCTCCGTCCACAGCGCCATCGAGCGCCGGGTGAAGCGCAAGGAGCTGCGGCGGCTGCGGTTCCTGCCGCGCCAGCGCCGTCGTTCGGTGCTGCTCGACGTGCTGGGTTGA
- a CDS encoding CapA family protein: MPSSVFLLMALATTPGAASARESAPAQHVSSSQGPSADSSSTQGPASQGTAPAPETVITDLNAYPRAGDSGAVLDLGRAAAEAGAAALRAAALAMGKSATPRGPLADPDTSYARGMEALQAKDAPTAITQLSACVEAAPSRVDCRWELGWAHSLENQWAEAYTQWSEVQKLQPDHPDLKGALAQARGQAMLQAKLSQGPQLINRPPPPANAKVRIRAVGDVMLGTTVPEGHLPPDGAGSVIAGVRPLLEDADLTFINLEGPLCDTGETKKCRSSKNCYAFRSPTEYGQYLKEAGVDLASTANNHSGDFGEECRRATESTLDALGIAWSGAPGTVATVERNGLLIGMVAFHTSPSCNHLNNLTTATGLVRVAAAEHDIVIVSFHGGAEGSKALHVPKGREKFHGEDRGDLRAFSRAVVDAGAHLVIGHGPHVVRGMEFYKGRLIAYSLGNFATYGRFNLRGPQGLGMVLEVELNRDGDFTAGRILPTKQVDRGIAVPDPKGAVIKAVRDLTAADFPETGARISDDGTVQVRGKGPVSMR, from the coding sequence ATGCCCTCGTCCGTCTTCCTCTTGATGGCGCTCGCCACCACGCCGGGTGCTGCTTCGGCGCGTGAGTCCGCCCCCGCCCAGCACGTCTCTTCCTCGCAAGGCCCCAGCGCCGATTCGAGCTCGACCCAGGGCCCAGCTTCCCAGGGCACCGCGCCCGCGCCAGAGACTGTCATCACGGACCTCAACGCCTACCCTCGCGCCGGTGACTCCGGCGCGGTGCTGGACCTGGGACGTGCCGCCGCGGAGGCCGGCGCCGCCGCCCTGCGCGCCGCGGCCCTGGCCATGGGCAAGAGCGCCACCCCGCGTGGCCCGCTGGCGGACCCGGACACGAGCTACGCCCGAGGCATGGAGGCCCTCCAGGCGAAGGACGCACCCACGGCCATCACCCAGCTGTCCGCCTGCGTGGAGGCCGCGCCCTCGCGCGTGGATTGCCGCTGGGAGCTGGGCTGGGCGCACTCGCTGGAGAACCAGTGGGCGGAGGCCTACACGCAGTGGTCCGAGGTACAGAAGCTCCAGCCGGACCACCCGGACCTCAAGGGCGCGCTGGCCCAGGCCCGTGGGCAGGCCATGCTCCAGGCGAAGCTGTCGCAGGGGCCTCAGCTCATCAACCGCCCTCCCCCGCCGGCCAACGCGAAGGTGCGCATCCGCGCGGTGGGTGACGTCATGCTGGGCACCACCGTGCCCGAAGGCCACCTGCCTCCCGATGGCGCCGGCAGCGTGATTGCCGGCGTGCGCCCGTTGCTGGAGGACGCGGACCTCACCTTCATCAACCTGGAGGGGCCGCTGTGCGACACGGGCGAGACGAAGAAGTGCCGCTCGTCGAAAAACTGCTACGCGTTCCGCTCGCCCACCGAATACGGCCAGTACCTGAAGGAGGCCGGGGTGGACCTGGCGTCCACGGCCAACAACCACTCGGGTGACTTCGGCGAGGAGTGCCGCCGCGCGACGGAGTCCACGCTCGACGCGCTGGGCATCGCGTGGAGCGGCGCGCCGGGCACGGTGGCCACGGTGGAGCGCAACGGCCTGCTCATCGGCATGGTGGCGTTCCACACGTCGCCGTCGTGCAACCACCTCAACAACCTGACCACGGCGACGGGGCTGGTGCGCGTGGCCGCGGCCGAGCACGACATCGTCATCGTGTCGTTCCACGGCGGCGCGGAGGGCAGCAAGGCGCTGCATGTGCCCAAGGGCCGGGAGAAGTTCCACGGCGAGGACCGGGGTGATTTGCGGGCCTTCTCGCGCGCGGTGGTGGACGCGGGCGCGCACCTGGTCATCGGCCATGGCCCGCACGTGGTGCGCGGCATGGAGTTCTACAAGGGCCGGCTCATCGCCTACTCGCTGGGCAACTTCGCCACCTACGGCCGGTTCAACCTGCGCGGTCCGCAGGGCCTGGGCATGGTGCTGGAGGTCGAGCTGAACCGCGACGGCGACTTCACGGCGGGCCGCATCCTCCCCACGAAGCAGGTGGACAGGGGCATCGCCGTGCCGGACCCGAAGGGCGCCGTCATCAAGGCGGTCCGCGACCTCACCGCGGCTGACTTCCCGGAGACGGGCGCGCGCATCTCCGACGACGGCACCGTGCAGGTCCGCGGCAAGGGCCCTGTCTCCATGCGCTGA
- a CDS encoding MFS transporter, whose product MRTLRLPRLSSLRAFDHPGYFAVWVGALVSTIGTWMETVAMGVYVTEATGRAEWTGGIVALTFLPAVVLSPVGGALADRFDRRAYVALGTVVQLVLAGVLTLLAFTHRLSVPVVAVISFVHGCASTLINPAFAAMLAELVPPRDLHSAMSLNSAQFNLGRIIGPALAALVLSMGGTSWALLINTLSFVAVLVALSQVKTLTRTASKATQGLWRQIAHGFSVARGDSEISLMLWGTLLVAALVAPFIGLVPVFAIRVFGQGAAATSLLVTCQGAGAVTAALLVGTLVDKLGQRKLLGLVATSIGGVSTLYWLSPTLQVAAAVIFVLGANYMMLMSGMHAYCQSRVPRELQARISSLYSMVLGGAYATGVWGLGAMADRMGVRFVTVSASVLFLALVLTLRLLRPRRFDGAGA is encoded by the coding sequence GTGCGCACCCTTCGACTGCCACGTCTCTCCTCGCTTCGCGCCTTCGACCACCCCGGCTACTTCGCGGTCTGGGTGGGAGCCCTGGTCTCCACCATCGGCACCTGGATGGAGACGGTGGCCATGGGCGTGTACGTCACCGAGGCCACGGGCCGCGCCGAGTGGACGGGTGGCATCGTCGCCCTCACCTTCCTCCCCGCGGTGGTGCTGTCGCCGGTGGGCGGCGCGCTCGCGGACCGGTTCGACCGTCGCGCCTACGTCGCGCTGGGCACGGTGGTGCAGTTGGTGCTCGCGGGCGTGTTGACGCTGCTGGCCTTCACGCACCGGCTCAGCGTCCCCGTCGTGGCCGTCATCTCCTTCGTCCACGGCTGCGCCAGCACGCTCATCAATCCCGCCTTTGCGGCGATGCTCGCGGAGCTCGTGCCGCCCCGGGACTTGCACAGCGCCATGAGCCTCAACTCGGCGCAGTTCAACCTGGGGCGCATCATCGGTCCGGCGCTGGCCGCGCTGGTGCTGAGCATGGGTGGGACGTCGTGGGCGCTGCTCATCAACACGCTGTCCTTCGTCGCGGTGTTGGTGGCGCTGTCGCAGGTGAAGACGCTGACGCGGACGGCCTCGAAGGCCACGCAGGGCCTGTGGCGGCAGATTGCCCACGGCTTCTCCGTGGCGCGGGGCGATTCGGAAATCTCGCTGATGCTGTGGGGCACGCTGCTGGTCGCGGCCCTGGTGGCGCCCTTCATCGGCCTGGTGCCGGTGTTCGCCATCCGCGTCTTTGGCCAGGGCGCGGCGGCCACGTCGCTGCTCGTCACCTGCCAGGGCGCGGGCGCGGTGACGGCCGCGTTGCTGGTGGGCACGCTGGTGGACAAGCTGGGCCAGCGCAAGCTGCTGGGCCTCGTGGCGACGTCCATTGGCGGCGTGTCCACGCTGTACTGGCTGTCGCCCACGCTGCAGGTGGCCGCCGCCGTCATCTTCGTGCTCGGCGCCAACTACATGATGCTGATGAGCGGGATGCACGCGTACTGCCAGTCGCGCGTGCCCCGTGAGCTGCAGGCGCGCATAAGCAGCCTGTACAGCATGGTGCTCGGCGGCGCGTACGCGACGGGCGTGTGGGGCCTGGGCGCGATGGCCGACCGGATGGGCGTGCGCTTCGTCACCGTGAGCGCCAGTGTGCTGTTCCTCGCGCTGGTGCTGACGCTGCGGCTGCTGCGCCCGCGGCGCTTCGACGGGGCTGGCGCGTAG
- a CDS encoding M16 family metallopeptidase gives MRRLFSALLVTTLAACASNPKPAPANPDSPALGEKAAPAEATADAESFRATPPQPGKAPDLVLPTFQSAKLDNGITVIVSTRRELPLVFAGVAFAAGSAQDPKGKEGLAELTYRMLLEGAGKRDTVTLDNAFADLGVTPAMDVQADGAQVGVRVLTRNLDAAMALLSDVVLRPAFNLDAFERRKKQQLADLARAMGQPGVLAQLAYLEAVFGLQHPYGHLPDGTPASVQGLTLADVMGFYRKHTGPKAQAVILTGDISLEEGVALAKKHFSWSKNKATPPPPPPATKAPPRQQVYVVPKPGLDQTLLLVGRAGIAAGNPDEYPLELATTVFGGFFGSRLNMNLRENKGYSYGAGASLSPRLGVGPLTAYSSVRQDVTGPALSEVMNELTGLKNRPITAEELEAAREGLIRAFPGAFESVEGLGASAAALFITRRPLDEFNRTVEGLRDASAAEVQRMAEQYLDPAMMQIVLVGDPATIQEQVTPLGLGKLVPIEPDEAPVPRAAK, from the coding sequence ATGCGCCGCCTCTTCTCCGCCCTGCTCGTCACCACGCTGGCCGCCTGCGCCAGCAACCCGAAGCCCGCGCCGGCCAATCCGGACTCACCCGCGCTGGGAGAGAAGGCGGCCCCGGCCGAAGCCACGGCTGACGCCGAGTCCTTCCGCGCCACGCCGCCCCAGCCCGGCAAGGCGCCGGACCTGGTGCTGCCCACCTTCCAGAGCGCGAAGCTGGACAACGGCATCACCGTGATCGTGAGCACGCGGCGGGAGCTGCCGCTCGTGTTCGCGGGCGTGGCCTTCGCCGCGGGCAGCGCGCAGGACCCCAAGGGCAAGGAAGGGCTCGCCGAGCTGACGTACCGCATGCTGCTGGAAGGCGCGGGCAAGCGGGACACGGTGACGCTGGACAACGCCTTCGCGGACCTGGGTGTGACTCCCGCCATGGACGTGCAGGCGGACGGCGCACAGGTGGGCGTGCGCGTGCTGACGCGCAACCTGGACGCGGCCATGGCCCTGCTGTCGGACGTGGTGCTGCGACCTGCTTTCAACCTCGATGCCTTCGAGCGCCGCAAGAAGCAGCAGCTCGCGGACCTGGCGCGCGCGATGGGGCAGCCTGGTGTGCTGGCGCAACTGGCGTACCTGGAGGCCGTGTTCGGGTTGCAGCACCCCTACGGGCACCTCCCCGACGGCACGCCCGCGTCCGTGCAGGGGCTCACCCTGGCGGACGTGATGGGCTTCTACCGGAAGCACACCGGCCCCAAGGCCCAGGCGGTCATCCTCACCGGTGACATCAGCCTGGAAGAAGGCGTGGCCCTGGCGAAGAAGCACTTCAGCTGGTCGAAGAACAAGGCCACGCCGCCGCCTCCGCCGCCGGCCACGAAGGCCCCGCCGCGTCAGCAGGTGTACGTGGTGCCCAAGCCGGGCCTGGACCAGACGCTGCTGCTGGTGGGCCGCGCTGGCATCGCCGCGGGGAACCCGGACGAGTACCCGCTGGAGCTGGCCACCACCGTGTTCGGTGGCTTCTTCGGCAGCCGCCTCAACATGAACCTGCGCGAGAACAAGGGCTACAGCTACGGCGCGGGCGCCAGCCTCTCTCCTCGCCTGGGCGTGGGGCCGCTCACCGCGTACAGCTCCGTGCGCCAGGACGTGACGGGCCCGGCCTTGAGCGAAGTGATGAACGAGCTGACGGGCCTGAAGAACCGGCCCATCACCGCCGAGGAGCTGGAGGCCGCGCGCGAGGGCCTCATCCGCGCCTTCCCGGGCGCCTTCGAGTCCGTGGAGGGCCTGGGCGCCAGCGCCGCGGCGCTCTTCATCACCCGCCGCCCGCTGGACGAGTTCAACCGCACCGTGGAGGGCCTGCGCGACGCCAGCGCCGCGGAGGTGCAGCGCATGGCCGAGCAGTACCTGGACCCGGCCATGATGCAGATTGTCCTCGTGGGTGACCCGGCGACCATCCAGGAGCAGGTGACGCCGCTCGGCCTGGGCAAGCTGGTGCCCATCGAGCCGGATGAAGCACCGGTGCCGCGCGCGGCGAAGTAG
- a CDS encoding M16 family metallopeptidase, with protein sequence MKALVAAALVFSGLPALAQTPTPQEAKPLEPGREALAISYEKYALPNGLEVILSVDRKLPVVAVNIWYHVGAYHEQPGRTGFAHLFEHMMFQGSRNVADDVHIARLEQLGATDLNGTTSFDRTNYFETVPSNHLETALWLESDRMGFLLDAITPEKLETQREVVKNERRESIETAPYGAAREKAWHALFPLPHPYHGDVIGSMKDLNAANVDDVKDFFRKWYAPSNATLAIVGDFDVAKTKALVEKYFGTLPSHARPQRPEVAPVNLTAPVVLREEERVARLPLLSIQWLTPAYLEEGDATADVLATALSTGKASRLYRRLVLDKELAQSVSATQQSQGAQSVFSVDVVARPGVSTDTLLHEVDAVLDEVRQQGITPEEIARARTRYDTRTLAGLQSVGGFGGKADVLQSYNHFVGEPNYVAQDLARYESVTPEAVKQFAQDTLRPGARVILHAVPPARRQAPLDSKERH encoded by the coding sequence ATGAAGGCCCTCGTCGCCGCAGCCCTCGTGTTCAGTGGGCTGCCGGCGCTTGCCCAGACACCGACACCCCAGGAGGCGAAGCCGCTGGAGCCCGGCCGCGAGGCGCTCGCCATCTCGTATGAGAAATACGCGCTGCCCAACGGCCTGGAGGTCATCCTCTCCGTGGACCGGAAGCTGCCGGTGGTGGCCGTCAACATCTGGTACCACGTCGGCGCGTATCACGAGCAACCCGGCCGCACCGGCTTCGCGCACCTGTTCGAGCACATGATGTTCCAGGGCTCGCGCAACGTGGCCGACGACGTCCACATCGCCCGGCTGGAGCAGTTGGGCGCCACCGACCTCAACGGCACCACCAGCTTCGACCGCACCAACTACTTCGAGACCGTCCCCAGCAACCACCTGGAGACGGCGCTGTGGCTGGAGAGCGACCGCATGGGCTTCCTGCTCGACGCCATCACGCCGGAGAAGCTGGAGACGCAGCGCGAGGTGGTGAAGAACGAGCGGCGCGAATCCATTGAAACCGCGCCGTACGGCGCCGCCCGTGAGAAGGCGTGGCACGCGCTCTTCCCGCTGCCGCACCCGTACCACGGGGACGTCATCGGCTCGATGAAGGACCTGAACGCGGCCAACGTGGACGACGTGAAGGACTTCTTCCGCAAGTGGTACGCGCCGTCCAACGCCACGCTGGCCATCGTCGGTGACTTCGACGTGGCGAAGACGAAGGCGCTGGTGGAGAAGTACTTCGGCACGCTGCCCAGCCACGCCCGGCCGCAGCGGCCGGAGGTCGCGCCGGTGAACCTCACCGCGCCCGTGGTGCTGCGCGAGGAGGAGCGCGTGGCCCGGCTGCCGCTCTTGTCCATCCAGTGGCTCACGCCCGCGTACCTGGAAGAAGGGGACGCCACCGCGGACGTGCTGGCCACCGCGCTGTCCACCGGCAAGGCCAGCCGCCTCTACCGCCGGCTGGTGCTGGACAAGGAGCTGGCCCAGAGCGTCAGCGCCACCCAGCAGAGCCAGGGCGCGCAGTCCGTCTTCTCGGTGGACGTGGTGGCGCGGCCCGGCGTGTCCACGGACACGCTGCTCCATGAGGTGGACGCGGTGCTGGACGAGGTCCGCCAGCAGGGCATCACCCCGGAGGAGATTGCCCGCGCCCGCACGCGCTACGACACGCGCACGCTGGCCGGCCTCCAGTCCGTCGGCGGCTTCGGCGGCAAGGCGGACGTCCTCCAGAGCTACAACCACTTCGTCGGCGAGCCCAACTACGTGGCCCAGGACCTGGCTCGCTATGAGTCGGTGACGCCCGAAGCCGTGAAGCAGTTCGCCCAGGACACGCTGCGCCCCGGCGCGCGCGTCATCCTCCACGCGGTGCCGCCCGCACGCCGGCAGGCGCCCCTCGACTCGAAGGAGCGCCACTGA
- a CDS encoding DUF2267 domain-containing protein — protein MANIREEQGEAAEGRSATPSLKEQRSESHAAQTYTAFLKDLEANAGVVRDLAEKAAQSVLCLLEQRLMDTEAKHLEAQLPRKVKDMLKRCPRHEGKVARKYKLEQFLAMVAEELDTTPNEAERLARAVFVTVRNHISEGEADDVMGQLPADLRSLWVPEA, from the coding sequence ATGGCGAACATACGTGAGGAGCAGGGAGAGGCAGCGGAGGGCCGGAGCGCTACGCCCAGCCTCAAGGAGCAGCGCAGCGAGTCACATGCGGCGCAGACCTATACGGCCTTCTTGAAGGACCTCGAAGCGAACGCGGGCGTCGTTCGTGACCTGGCGGAGAAGGCCGCGCAGTCCGTGCTGTGCCTGCTGGAGCAACGCCTCATGGACACCGAGGCGAAGCACCTGGAGGCCCAGCTTCCGCGGAAGGTGAAGGACATGCTGAAGCGGTGTCCTCGGCACGAGGGCAAGGTCGCTCGGAAGTACAAACTGGAGCAGTTCCTCGCCATGGTGGCCGAGGAGCTCGACACCACGCCCAACGAGGCCGAACGCCTGGCCCGGGCCGTGTTCGTCACGGTGCGCAATCACATCAGCGAGGGCGAGGCCGACGACGTCATGGGCCAGCTCCCCGCGGACCTGCGCTCGCTGTGGGTGCCCGAGGCCTGA
- a CDS encoding CBS domain-containing protein → MQKIQDVMTKDLTVINAKDSLKDAALKMRELSVGPLPVCDGDRLMGIITDRDIVVRAVSQGKDPNSTTVAEAMTGQLEYAFDDEDISVVAEKMKEKKVRRILVLDRDKKLVGIVAMSDLLEALAEEDVGETLGSISEAPPPAAH, encoded by the coding sequence ATGCAGAAGATTCAAGACGTGATGACGAAGGACCTCACGGTCATCAACGCGAAGGATTCATTGAAGGACGCCGCGTTGAAGATGCGCGAGCTGAGCGTGGGCCCGCTGCCCGTGTGTGACGGTGACCGGTTGATGGGCATCATCACCGACCGCGACATCGTGGTGCGGGCGGTGTCCCAGGGAAAGGACCCCAACAGCACGACGGTGGCGGAGGCGATGACGGGGCAGCTCGAATACGCCTTCGATGACGAGGACATCTCCGTGGTGGCGGAGAAGATGAAGGAGAAGAAGGTCCGCCGCATCCTCGTGCTCGACCGGGACAAGAAGCTGGTGGGGATTGTCGCGATGAGCGACTTGCTGGAGGCGCTGGCGGAGGAGGACGTCGGAGAGACCCTGGGGAGCATCTCCGAGGCCCCTCCCCCCGCTGCGCACTGA